Proteins encoded within one genomic window of Manis pentadactyla isolate mManPen7 chromosome 4, mManPen7.hap1, whole genome shotgun sequence:
- the ADGRB2 gene encoding adhesion G protein-coupled receptor B2 isoform X13 codes for MTPACPLLLSVILSLRLAAAFDPAPSACSALASGVLYGAFSLQDLFPTIASGCSWTLENPDPTKYSLYLRFNRQEQVCTHFAPRLLPLDHYLVNFTCLRPSPEEAVAQAEAEVGRPEEEEAAGLELCGGVGPFTFLHFDKNFVQLCLSAEPSEAPRLLAPAALAFRFVEVLLINNNNSSQFTCGVLCRWSEECGRTAGRACGFAQPGCSCPGEAGAGPATATPPGPPAAHTLSNALVPGGPAPPAEADLHSGSSNDLFTTEMRYGEEPEEEPKVKTQWPRSADEPGLYMAQTGDPAAEEWSPWSVCSLTCGQGLQVRTRSCVSSPYGTLCSGPLRETRPCNNSATCPVHGVWEEWGSWSLCSRSCGRGSRSRMRTCVPPQHGGKACEGPELQTKLCSMAACPVEGQWLEWGPWGPCSTSCANGTQQRSRKCSVAGPAWATCTGALTDTRECSNLECPAADGKWGPWNSWSLCSKTCDTGWQRRFRMCQATGAQGYPCEGTGEEVKPCSEKRCPAFHEMCRDEYVMLMTWKKAAAGEIIYNKCPPNASGSASRRCLLSAQGVAYWGLPSFARCISHEYRYLYLSLREHLAKGQRMLAGEGMSQVVRSLQELLARRTYYSGDLLFSVDILRNVTDTFKRATYVPSADDVQRFFQVVSFMVDAENKDKWDDAQQVSPGSVHLLRVVEDFIHLVGDALKAFQSSLIVTDNLVISIQREPVSAVSSDITFPMRGRRGMKDWVRHSEDRLFLPKEVLSLSSPGKLAVSGAAGSPGRGRSPGTVPPGPGHSHQRLLPADPDESSSYFVIGAVLYRTLGLILPPPRPPLAVTSRVMTVTVRPPTQPPAEPLITVELSYIINGTTDPRCASWDYARADASSGDWDTESCQTLETQAAHTRCQCQHLSTFAVLAQPPKDLTLELAGSPSVPLVIGCAVSCMALLTLLAIYAAFWRFIKSERSIILLNFCLSILASNILILVGQSRVLSKGVCTMTAAFLHFFFLSSFCWVLTEAWQSYLAVIGRMRTRLVRKRFLCLGWGLPALVVAVSVGFTRTKGYGTSSYCWLSLEGGLLYAFVGPAAVIVLVNMLIGIIVFNKLMARDGISDKSKKQRAGASLWSSCVVLPLLALTWMSAVLAMTDRRSVLFQALFAVFNSAQGFVITAVHCFLRREVQDVVKCQMGMCRGDESEDSPDSCKNGQLQILSDFEKDVDLACQTVLFKEVNTCNPSTITGTLSRLSLDEDEEPKSCLVGPEGGLSFSPLPGNILVPMAASPGLGEPPPPQEANPVYMCGEGGLRQLDLTWLRPTEPGSEGDYMVLPRRTLSLQPGGGGGGGEDPPRARPEGTPRRASKTLAHTEGYPSFLSVDHSGLGLGPAYGALQNPYGMTFQPPPPTPSARQVSEPGERSRTMPRTVPGSTMKLGSLERKKLRYSDLDFEVMHTRKRHSELYHELNQKFHTFDRYRSQSTAKREKRWSVSSGGTAEWSMSSEKPSPGERPGLSQQRRHQSWSTFKSMTLGSLPPKPRERLALHRATAWEPTEPPDGDFQTEV; via the exons ATGACCCCAGCCTGTCCCCTCTTACTATCTGTGATTCTGTCCCTGCGCCTGGCCGCAGCCTTCGACCCCGCTCCCAGCGCCTGTTCAGCCCTGGCCTCGGGCGTGCTCTACGGGGCCTTCTCACTGCAGGACCTCTTTCCTACCATCGCCTCAGGCTGCTCCTGGACCCTGGAGAACCCTGACCCCACCAAATACTCCCTTTACCTGCGCTTCAACCGCCAGGAGCAGGTGTGCACCCACTTTGCTCCCCGCCTGCTGCCCTTGGACCACTACCTGGTCAACTTTACGTGCCTGCGGCCTAGCCCTGAAGAGGCTGTGgcccaggcagaggcagaggtggggcggccagaggaggaggaggcagcagggtTGGAACTGTGCGGCGGCGTGGGCCCTTTTACCTTCCTGCACTTCGACAAGAACTTCGTGCAGCTGTGCCTGTCGGCCGAGCCCTCGGAGGCCCCGCGCCTGCTGGCTCCCGCTGCCCTGGCCTTCCGCTTTGTCGAGGTCTTGCTCATCAACAACAACAACTCCAGCCAGTTCACCTGCGGTGTGCTCTGCCGCTGGAGTGAGGAGTGTGGCCGCACTGCTGGCAGGGCCTGTGGCTTTGCCCAGCCAGGCTGCAGCTGCCCTGGTGAGGCAGGGGCCGGCCCTGCCACTGCCACGCCTCCAGGGCCACCTGCTGCCCACACCCTGTCCAATGCCCTGGTGCCAGGGGGTCCGGCCCCACCTGCTGAGGCTGATTTGCACTCGGGGAGCAGCAATGACCTATTCACAACTGAAATGAGATATG GTGAGGAGCCGGAAGAGGAACCGAAGGTGAAAACCCAGTGGCCAAGGTCTGCGGATGAGCCTGGGCTATACATGGCGCAGACAG GCGACCCGGCGGCTGAGGAGTGGTCCCCGTGGAGCGTGTGTTCCCTGACGTGTGGGCAGGGTCTGCAGGTGCGGACCCGCTCCTGTGTGTCCTCCCCCTATGGGACCCTGTGCAGCGGGCCCCTGCGGGAGACCCGGCCCTGCAACAATTCAGCCACCTGCCCAG TGCACGGCGTGTGGGAGGAGTGGGGGTCCTGGAGCCTGTGCTCCCGCAGCTGCGGGCGGGGGTCCCGGAGCCGGATGCGGACCTGCGTGCCCCCCCAGCACGGCGGCAAGGCCTGCGAGGGTCCCGAGCTGCAGACTAAGCTCTGCAGTATGGCCGCCTGCCCGG TGGAAGGCCAGTGGCTAGAATGGGGTCCCTGGGGCCCTTGCTCCACATCCTGTGCTAATGGGACCCAGCAGCGCAGCCGGAAGTGCAGCGTGGCAGGCCCAGCCTGGGCCACGTGTACAGGTGCCCTCACTGACACCCGCGAGTGCAGCAACCTCGAGTGCCCGG CTGCAGATGGCAAGTGGGGGCCTTGGAACTCATGGAGCCTGTGTTCCAAGACCTGTGATACAGGCTGGCAGCGCCGCTTCCGCATGTGCCAGGCCACGGGTGCACAGGGCTACCCCTGCGAGGGCACCGGAGAGGAGGTGAAGCCTTGCAGTGAGAAGAGGTGTCCAG CATTCCATGAGATGTGCAGGGATGAGTATGTGATGCTGATGACGTGGAAGAAGGCGGCTGCTGGCGAGATCATCTACAACAAGTGTCCCCCCAATGCCTcag GATCTGCCAGCCGCCGCTGTCTCCTCAGTGCCCAGGGTGTGGCATACTGGGGGTTGCCCAGCTTTGCCCGCTGCATCTCCCATGAGTACCGCTACCTTTATCTGTCA CTTCGGGAGCACCTGGCGAAGGGGCAGCGTATGCTGGCAGGCGAGGGCATGTCACAGGTGGTGCGCAGCCTGCAGGAGCTTCTGGCTCGGCGCACCTACTACAGCGGGGACCTGCTCTTCTCTGTGGACATTCTGAGGAATGTCACTGACACCTTCAAGAGGGCCACCTATGTGCCCTCGGCTGACGATGTGCAG CGCTTCTTCCAGGTGGTGAGCTTCATGGTGGATGCCGAGAACAAGGACAAATGGGATGATGCTCAGCAG GTGTCCCCTGGCTCTGTGCACCTGCTTCGTGTTGTGGAGGACTTCATTCACCTGGTGGGCGATGCTCTCAAGGCCTTCCAGAGCTCTCTGATTGTGACGGACAACCTGG TGATCAGCATTCAGCGAGAGCCTGTCTCAGCCGTGTCTAGCGACATCACGTTCCCCATGCGGGGCCGCCGGGGCATGAAGGACTGGGTGCGGCACTCAGAGGATCGCCTCTTCCTGCCCAAGGAGGTGCTCAGCCTCTCCTCCCCGGGGAAGCTGGCTGTATCTGGAGCAGCAGGCAGCCCTGGCAGGGGACGGAGCCCAGGAACAGTGCCCCCTGGCCCGGGGCACTCCCACCAGCGCCTCCTTCCGGCAGACCCTGATGAGTCCTCCTCCTACTTCGTGATTGGTGCTGTGCTCTACCGCACCCTTGGCCTCATCCTGCCACCCCCTAG GCCCCCTCTGGCCGTCACTTCCAGGGTGATGACAGTGACAGTGCGGCCTCCCACCCAGCCACCAGCTGAGCCCCTCATCACAGTGGAGCTCTCCTACATCATCAAC GGCACGACGGATCCCCGCTGTGCCAGCTGGGACTACGCCAGAGC AGATGCCAGCTCCGGGGACTGGGACACTGAGAGCTGCCAGACCCTGGAGACACAGGCAGCCCACACCCGCTGCCAGTGCCAGCACCTGTCTACCTTTGCCGTGCTGGCCCAGCCGCCCAAGGACCTG ACCCTGGAGCTGGCAGGCTCCCCCTCGGTCCCCCTTGTGATTGGCTGTGCCGTGTCCTGCATGGCACTGCTCACCCTCCTTGCCATCTATGCCGCCTTCTGGAG GTTCATAAAATCAGAACGCTCCATCATCTTGCTGAACTTCTGCCTGTCCATCCTAGCATCCAATATCCTGATCCTTGTGGGCCAGTCTCGGGTGCTGAGCAAG GGTGTGTGCACCATGACGGCTGCCTTCCTGcactttttcttcctctcctcctttTGCTGGGTGCTCACCGAGGCCTGGCAATCCTACCTGGCTGTCATCGGACGCATGCGCACCCGCCTCGTTCGGAAGCGCTTCCTCTGCCTGGGCTGGG GTCTGCCTGCCCTTGTGGTGGCCGTGTCTGTCGGTTTTACCCGCACCAAAGGATATGGTACATCCAGCTA CTGCTGGCTCTCCCTGGAGGGTGGCCTGCTCTATGCCTTTGTGGGCCCTGCAGCGGTCATTGTCCTG GTGAATATGCTCATCGGAATCATTGTCTTCAACAAGCTCATGGCACGTGATGGCATCTCAGACAAGTCCAAGAAGCAGAGGGCCGG GGCCTCGCTCTGGAGCTCCTGCGTGGTGCTGCCCCTGCTGGCGCTCACCTGGATGTCTGCCGTCCTGGCCATGACGGACCGTCGCTCCGTCCTCTTCCAGGCCCTCTTCGCTGTCTTCAACTCTGCGCAGGGCTTTGTCATCACTGCTGTGCACTGCTTCCTGCGCCGAGAG GTCCAGGACGTGGTGAAGTGCCAGATGGGCATGTGCCGGGGTGATGAGAGTGAAGACTCCCCCGACTCGTGTAAGAATGGGCAGCTGCAGATCCTG TCAGACTTTGAAAAGGACGTGGATCTGGCTTGTCAGACAG TTCTGTTCAAGGAGGTCAACACTTGCAACCCATCTACCATCACGGGCACACTGTCCCGCCTGTCCCTGGACGAGGATGAGGAACCCAAGTCCTGCCTTGTGGGTCCTGAGGGAGGCCTCAGCTTCTCACCACTGCCTGGAAATATCCTGGTGCCCATGGCAGCCTCACCAGGGCTGGGGGAGCCACCGCCCCCCCAGGAGGCCAACCCCGTGTACATGTGTGGGGAGGGTGGCCTGCGGCAGCTAGACCTCACATGGCTGCGGCCCACCGAGCCAGGCTCCGAGGGGGACTACATGGTGCTGCCCCGGCGGACTCTGAGCCTACAACCTGGCGGCGGGGGTGGAGGTGGCGAGGACCCCCCGAGGGCCCGGCCCGAGGGCACACCCCGGAGGGCCTCCAAGACACTGGCCCACACCGAAGGCTACCCCAGCTTCCTGTCTGTGGACCACTCTGGCCTGGGACTGGGCCCTGCCTATGGGGCTCTGCAGAACCCATACGGGATGACCTTCCAGCCACCACCACCGACGCCCAGTGCCCGCCAGGTGTCCGAGCCAGGGGAGCGCAGCCGGACCATGCCCCGTACCGTGCCAGGCTCCACCATGAAGCTGGGTTCCCTGGAG CGAAAGAAGTTACGGTATTCAGACCTGGACTTTGAG GTGATGCACACCCGGAAACGACACTCAGAACTCTACCACGAGCTCAACCAGAAGTTCCACACTTTTGACCGCTACCGCAGTCAGTCCACGGCCAAG AGGGAGAAGCGGTGGAGTGTGTCCTCAGGTGGGACAGCTGAATGGAGCATGTCCAGC GAGAAGCCCAGCCCTGGGGAGCGTCCTGGCTTGTCCCAACAGCGGCGACATCAGAGCTGGAGCACTTTCAAGTCCATGACGTTGGGCTCACTGCCCCCCAAGCCCCGAGAACGGCTGGCCCTGCACCGAGCCACAGCCTGGGAGCCCACAGAACCACCCGACGGGGACTTCCAGACAGAGGTGTGA
- the ADGRB2 gene encoding adhesion G protein-coupled receptor B2 isoform X3: MTPACPLLLSVILSLRLAAAFDPAPSACSALASGVLYGAFSLQDLFPTIASGCSWTLENPDPTKYSLYLRFNRQEQVCTHFAPRLLPLDHYLVNFTCLRPSPEEAVAQAEAEVGRPEEEEAAGLELCGGVGPFTFLHFDKNFVQLCLSAEPSEAPRLLAPAALAFRFVEVLLINNNNSSQFTCGVLCRWSEECGRTAGRACGFAQPGCSCPGEAGAGPATATPPGPPAAHTLSNALVPGGPAPPAEADLHSGSSNDLFTTEMRYGEEPEEEPKVKTQWPRSADEPGLYMAQTGDPAAEEWSPWSVCSLTCGQGLQVRTRSCVSSPYGTLCSGPLRETRPCNNSATCPVHGVWEEWGSWSLCSRSCGRGSRSRMRTCVPPQHGGKACEGPELQTKLCSMAACPVEGQWLEWGPWGPCSTSCANGTQQRSRKCSVAGPAWATCTGALTDTRECSNLECPAADGKWGPWNSWSLCSKTCDTGWQRRFRMCQATGAQGYPCEGTGEEVKPCSEKRCPAFHEMCRDEYVMLMTWKKAAAGEIIYNKCPPNASGSASRRCLLSAQGVAYWGLPSFARCISHEYRYLYLSLREHLAKGQRMLAGEGMSQVVRSLQELLARRTYYSGDLLFSVDILRNVTDTFKRATYVPSADDVQRFFQVVSFMVDAENKDKWDDAQQVSPGSVHLLRVVEDFIHLVGDALKAFQSSLIVTDNLVISIQREPVSAVSSDITFPMRGRRGMKDWVRHSEDRLFLPKEVLSLSSPGKLAVSGAAGSPGRGRSPGTVPPGPGHSHQRLLPADPDESSSYFVIGAVLYRTLGLILPPPRPPLAVTSRVMTVTVRPPTQPPAEPLITVELSYIINGTTDPRCASWDYARADASSGDWDTESCQTLETQAAHTRCQCQHLSTFAVLAQPPKDLTLELAGSPSVPLVIGCAVSCMALLTLLAIYAAFWRFIKSERSIILLNFCLSILASNILILVGQSRVLSKGVCTMTAAFLHFFFLSSFCWVLTEAWQSYLAVIGRMRTRLVRKRFLCLGWGLPALVVAVSVGFTRTKGYGTSSYCWLSLEGGLLYAFVGPAAVIVLVNMLIGIIVFNKLMARDGISDKSKKQRAGSERCPWASLLLPCSACGAVPSPLLSSASARNAMASLWSSCVVLPLLALTWMSAVLAMTDRRSVLFQALFAVFNSAQGFVITAVHCFLRREVQDVVKCQMGMCRGDESEDSPDSCKNGQLQILSDFEKDVDLACQTVLFKEVNTCNPSTITGTLSRLSLDEDEEPKSCLVGPEGGLSFSPLPGNILVPMAASPGLGEPPPPQEANPVYMCGEGGLRQLDLTWLRPTEPGSEGDYMVLPRRTLSLQPGGGGGGGEDPPRARPEGTPRRASKTLAHTEGYPSFLSVDHSGLGLGPAYGALQNPYGMTFQPPPPTPSARQVSEPGERSRTMPRTVPGSTMKLGSLERKKLRYSDLDFEKVMHTRKRHSELYHELNQKFHTFDRYRSQSTAKREKRWSVSSGGTAEWSMSSRRHQSWSTFKSMTLGSLPPKPRERLALHRATAWEPTEPPDGDFQTEV, translated from the exons ATGACCCCAGCCTGTCCCCTCTTACTATCTGTGATTCTGTCCCTGCGCCTGGCCGCAGCCTTCGACCCCGCTCCCAGCGCCTGTTCAGCCCTGGCCTCGGGCGTGCTCTACGGGGCCTTCTCACTGCAGGACCTCTTTCCTACCATCGCCTCAGGCTGCTCCTGGACCCTGGAGAACCCTGACCCCACCAAATACTCCCTTTACCTGCGCTTCAACCGCCAGGAGCAGGTGTGCACCCACTTTGCTCCCCGCCTGCTGCCCTTGGACCACTACCTGGTCAACTTTACGTGCCTGCGGCCTAGCCCTGAAGAGGCTGTGgcccaggcagaggcagaggtggggcggccagaggaggaggaggcagcagggtTGGAACTGTGCGGCGGCGTGGGCCCTTTTACCTTCCTGCACTTCGACAAGAACTTCGTGCAGCTGTGCCTGTCGGCCGAGCCCTCGGAGGCCCCGCGCCTGCTGGCTCCCGCTGCCCTGGCCTTCCGCTTTGTCGAGGTCTTGCTCATCAACAACAACAACTCCAGCCAGTTCACCTGCGGTGTGCTCTGCCGCTGGAGTGAGGAGTGTGGCCGCACTGCTGGCAGGGCCTGTGGCTTTGCCCAGCCAGGCTGCAGCTGCCCTGGTGAGGCAGGGGCCGGCCCTGCCACTGCCACGCCTCCAGGGCCACCTGCTGCCCACACCCTGTCCAATGCCCTGGTGCCAGGGGGTCCGGCCCCACCTGCTGAGGCTGATTTGCACTCGGGGAGCAGCAATGACCTATTCACAACTGAAATGAGATATG GTGAGGAGCCGGAAGAGGAACCGAAGGTGAAAACCCAGTGGCCAAGGTCTGCGGATGAGCCTGGGCTATACATGGCGCAGACAG GCGACCCGGCGGCTGAGGAGTGGTCCCCGTGGAGCGTGTGTTCCCTGACGTGTGGGCAGGGTCTGCAGGTGCGGACCCGCTCCTGTGTGTCCTCCCCCTATGGGACCCTGTGCAGCGGGCCCCTGCGGGAGACCCGGCCCTGCAACAATTCAGCCACCTGCCCAG TGCACGGCGTGTGGGAGGAGTGGGGGTCCTGGAGCCTGTGCTCCCGCAGCTGCGGGCGGGGGTCCCGGAGCCGGATGCGGACCTGCGTGCCCCCCCAGCACGGCGGCAAGGCCTGCGAGGGTCCCGAGCTGCAGACTAAGCTCTGCAGTATGGCCGCCTGCCCGG TGGAAGGCCAGTGGCTAGAATGGGGTCCCTGGGGCCCTTGCTCCACATCCTGTGCTAATGGGACCCAGCAGCGCAGCCGGAAGTGCAGCGTGGCAGGCCCAGCCTGGGCCACGTGTACAGGTGCCCTCACTGACACCCGCGAGTGCAGCAACCTCGAGTGCCCGG CTGCAGATGGCAAGTGGGGGCCTTGGAACTCATGGAGCCTGTGTTCCAAGACCTGTGATACAGGCTGGCAGCGCCGCTTCCGCATGTGCCAGGCCACGGGTGCACAGGGCTACCCCTGCGAGGGCACCGGAGAGGAGGTGAAGCCTTGCAGTGAGAAGAGGTGTCCAG CATTCCATGAGATGTGCAGGGATGAGTATGTGATGCTGATGACGTGGAAGAAGGCGGCTGCTGGCGAGATCATCTACAACAAGTGTCCCCCCAATGCCTcag GATCTGCCAGCCGCCGCTGTCTCCTCAGTGCCCAGGGTGTGGCATACTGGGGGTTGCCCAGCTTTGCCCGCTGCATCTCCCATGAGTACCGCTACCTTTATCTGTCA CTTCGGGAGCACCTGGCGAAGGGGCAGCGTATGCTGGCAGGCGAGGGCATGTCACAGGTGGTGCGCAGCCTGCAGGAGCTTCTGGCTCGGCGCACCTACTACAGCGGGGACCTGCTCTTCTCTGTGGACATTCTGAGGAATGTCACTGACACCTTCAAGAGGGCCACCTATGTGCCCTCGGCTGACGATGTGCAG CGCTTCTTCCAGGTGGTGAGCTTCATGGTGGATGCCGAGAACAAGGACAAATGGGATGATGCTCAGCAG GTGTCCCCTGGCTCTGTGCACCTGCTTCGTGTTGTGGAGGACTTCATTCACCTGGTGGGCGATGCTCTCAAGGCCTTCCAGAGCTCTCTGATTGTGACGGACAACCTGG TGATCAGCATTCAGCGAGAGCCTGTCTCAGCCGTGTCTAGCGACATCACGTTCCCCATGCGGGGCCGCCGGGGCATGAAGGACTGGGTGCGGCACTCAGAGGATCGCCTCTTCCTGCCCAAGGAGGTGCTCAGCCTCTCCTCCCCGGGGAAGCTGGCTGTATCTGGAGCAGCAGGCAGCCCTGGCAGGGGACGGAGCCCAGGAACAGTGCCCCCTGGCCCGGGGCACTCCCACCAGCGCCTCCTTCCGGCAGACCCTGATGAGTCCTCCTCCTACTTCGTGATTGGTGCTGTGCTCTACCGCACCCTTGGCCTCATCCTGCCACCCCCTAG GCCCCCTCTGGCCGTCACTTCCAGGGTGATGACAGTGACAGTGCGGCCTCCCACCCAGCCACCAGCTGAGCCCCTCATCACAGTGGAGCTCTCCTACATCATCAAC GGCACGACGGATCCCCGCTGTGCCAGCTGGGACTACGCCAGAGC AGATGCCAGCTCCGGGGACTGGGACACTGAGAGCTGCCAGACCCTGGAGACACAGGCAGCCCACACCCGCTGCCAGTGCCAGCACCTGTCTACCTTTGCCGTGCTGGCCCAGCCGCCCAAGGACCTG ACCCTGGAGCTGGCAGGCTCCCCCTCGGTCCCCCTTGTGATTGGCTGTGCCGTGTCCTGCATGGCACTGCTCACCCTCCTTGCCATCTATGCCGCCTTCTGGAG GTTCATAAAATCAGAACGCTCCATCATCTTGCTGAACTTCTGCCTGTCCATCCTAGCATCCAATATCCTGATCCTTGTGGGCCAGTCTCGGGTGCTGAGCAAG GGTGTGTGCACCATGACGGCTGCCTTCCTGcactttttcttcctctcctcctttTGCTGGGTGCTCACCGAGGCCTGGCAATCCTACCTGGCTGTCATCGGACGCATGCGCACCCGCCTCGTTCGGAAGCGCTTCCTCTGCCTGGGCTGGG GTCTGCCTGCCCTTGTGGTGGCCGTGTCTGTCGGTTTTACCCGCACCAAAGGATATGGTACATCCAGCTA CTGCTGGCTCTCCCTGGAGGGTGGCCTGCTCTATGCCTTTGTGGGCCCTGCAGCGGTCATTGTCCTG GTGAATATGCTCATCGGAATCATTGTCTTCAACAAGCTCATGGCACGTGATGGCATCTCAGACAAGTCCAAGAAGCAGAGGGCCGG GTCGGAGCGGTGCCCCTGGGCCAGCCTGCTCCTCCCCTGCTCAGCGTGTGGAGCGGTCCCCAGCCCCCTGCTCAGCTCAGCCTCGGCCAGGAACGCCAT GGCCTCGCTCTGGAGCTCCTGCGTGGTGCTGCCCCTGCTGGCGCTCACCTGGATGTCTGCCGTCCTGGCCATGACGGACCGTCGCTCCGTCCTCTTCCAGGCCCTCTTCGCTGTCTTCAACTCTGCGCAGGGCTTTGTCATCACTGCTGTGCACTGCTTCCTGCGCCGAGAG GTCCAGGACGTGGTGAAGTGCCAGATGGGCATGTGCCGGGGTGATGAGAGTGAAGACTCCCCCGACTCGTGTAAGAATGGGCAGCTGCAGATCCTG TCAGACTTTGAAAAGGACGTGGATCTGGCTTGTCAGACAG TTCTGTTCAAGGAGGTCAACACTTGCAACCCATCTACCATCACGGGCACACTGTCCCGCCTGTCCCTGGACGAGGATGAGGAACCCAAGTCCTGCCTTGTGGGTCCTGAGGGAGGCCTCAGCTTCTCACCACTGCCTGGAAATATCCTGGTGCCCATGGCAGCCTCACCAGGGCTGGGGGAGCCACCGCCCCCCCAGGAGGCCAACCCCGTGTACATGTGTGGGGAGGGTGGCCTGCGGCAGCTAGACCTCACATGGCTGCGGCCCACCGAGCCAGGCTCCGAGGGGGACTACATGGTGCTGCCCCGGCGGACTCTGAGCCTACAACCTGGCGGCGGGGGTGGAGGTGGCGAGGACCCCCCGAGGGCCCGGCCCGAGGGCACACCCCGGAGGGCCTCCAAGACACTGGCCCACACCGAAGGCTACCCCAGCTTCCTGTCTGTGGACCACTCTGGCCTGGGACTGGGCCCTGCCTATGGGGCTCTGCAGAACCCATACGGGATGACCTTCCAGCCACCACCACCGACGCCCAGTGCCCGCCAGGTGTCCGAGCCAGGGGAGCGCAGCCGGACCATGCCCCGTACCGTGCCAGGCTCCACCATGAAGCTGGGTTCCCTGGAG CGAAAGAAGTTACGGTATTCAGACCTGGACTTTGAG AAGGTGATGCACACCCGGAAACGACACTCAGAACTCTACCACGAGCTCAACCAGAAGTTCCACACTTTTGACCGCTACCGCAGTCAGTCCACGGCCAAG AGGGAGAAGCGGTGGAGTGTGTCCTCAGGTGGGACAGCTGAATGGAGCATGTCCAGC CGGCGACATCAGAGCTGGAGCACTTTCAAGTCCATGACGTTGGGCTCACTGCCCCCCAAGCCCCGAGAACGGCTGGCCCTGCACCGAGCCACAGCCTGGGAGCCCACAGAACCACCCGACGGGGACTTCCAGACAGAGGTGTGA